AAAATTTGAAACCGAACTTAGGAAAAGGCATATGGTGAACCCTTTTAAATTGTGCCTATCTTGCTCCTGACTGGTTTATTAACCCCTTGTCAGGAAAGATACGCACAATTCGGCTATGGCAGAGGTGGCATATTTTTTCATTTCAATACGCTATTCTTTCTCTTGTTTCACGCGGTGAATGAGGTGTTTGGTAGTTCGCATTCCAGCAGAGCGGTTATTAATGAAAGCCACCTAACCAACCATCATATCATCAATCGCAAAGGAGGACTGATATGAAACTTGCAAATTGTCTTTTTACAACTCTTACAATCACTTTGCTGGTATGCGGGACATTGCTGAGCCCCCACTTCTGCTGGGGCGGAAGTGTTACCGAGGCGCCTGCTTCTACCGCAAATATGGCCTATCCTCTGCCAGATAAGCCTTCATTTGCAATCCTACCATTTGAAAATGTGGCTGGAAATTCTGAACTGGAATTTTTAAGCGATGGCGTCACTGACGATCTTACTTTAGAGCTCTCCAGGGTCCCTGCTGTATTTGTCATAGCTATAGGTGCGACACACATCTATAAAGGTAAGTCGGTAACTGTTAATGAAGTTTCCGAAGAGCTTGGTGTTCAATATGTGATTGAGGGTAGCGTTCAAAAATTAGGAGAGCAGCTCCGAATTACTGCACGTATGACTGATGCATTAAAAGGCGACCCTGTTTGGTCGGCGGAATATGACCGAAATATGGATGATATATTTAAAATCTACGAGGACATCCTTTTTAAAATAACCAAATCCGTAGGGTTAAAGTCTCCTAAATTAGGTCCCACTCCTAATCTTGATGGCTATTTAAAGTACCTACAAGCGGTGAAGTATTATTATATGCAGACAAGGGATGGTCCACCGAAGGCCAAGCCTTTTTTTGAAGAAGCGATTGCTATAGATCCAGATTATTCGCCGTTTTATGCAGAGTTCTCGTTTCTGCATTCAGA
The Desulfobacterales bacterium DNA segment above includes these coding regions:
- a CDS encoding tetratricopeptide repeat protein, with the translated sequence MKLANCLFTTLTITLLVCGTLLSPHFCWGGSVTEAPASTANMAYPLPDKPSFAILPFENVAGNSELEFLSDGVTDDLTLELSRVPAVFVIAIGATHIYKGKSVTVNEVSEELGVQYVIEGSVQKLGEQLRITARMTDALKGDPVWSAEYDRNMDDIFKIYEDILFKITKSVGLKSPKLGPTPNLDGYLKYLQAVKYYYMQTRDGPPKAKPFFEEAIAIDPDYSPFYAEFSFLHSDLARYYSSGESSVENFEKGLELAQKAIELDNSNDSAYVALGYNYMCQKKPELALSNFEKASALNPLNARAYSEAATCLTWIDKKQESISYYQKAIRLNPMGPGNYVRLGRAYYHLKQYEDAIRMHEKCLEIVQKGIGAKWWAHLHLAMVYGELGREAEARAHMEKLLEYWPKFNLEDRRKSLHFKDPTLIERELNALRKAGAPEHPPSK